A genomic region of Pogoniulus pusillus isolate bPogPus1 unplaced genomic scaffold, bPogPus1.pri scaffold_50_arrow_ctg1, whole genome shotgun sequence contains the following coding sequences:
- the LOC135174194 gene encoding gastrula zinc finger protein XlCGF26.1-like, whose amino-acid sequence MEQAKGSLKKEEEKDFKTKADNDEGNDDSDDVKYEEEDEGEDDQHEEEDGFMLAPPVPVKQLLQCPECGQTFTCRSRLIVHRRSHTGEKPYSCADCGRSFTQSSNLIKHHRTHTGEKPFSCADCGKSFAQRCTLIKHHRTHTGEKPFSCADCGKSFAQSSQLIIHHRIHTGEKPFSCADCGRSFTQSSQLTNHRQTHTGAQPFSCADCGKSFARRSYLIYHRRIHTGERLFSCADCGKNFIFKSALTDHRSVHTTEKSFSCRDCGKSFKTSQGLTIHRRIHTGEHLYPCAECGKSFTTSFKLIQHRLIHSGEKPYICAACGKSFTHSSALAQHRRIHSGEKPFTCSDCGKSFTNNSALMQHRRVHTGEKPYSCADCGKRFAQSSNLSQHRRAHTGEKPFTCSDCGRSFTCRSSLRYHRRTHTGDQPVLQGKHK is encoded by the coding sequence ATGGAGCAGGCAAAGGGCAGCctgaagaaagaggaggagaaagatttCAAGACAAAGGCTGACAACGATGAGGGGAATGATGACTCTGATGATGTCAAGtatgaggaggaggatgagggtgAGGATGACCAgcatgaggaggaggatgggttCATGTTAGCCCCCCCTGTGCCAGTCAAGCAGCTGCTTCAGTGCCCTGAATGTGGGCAGACCTTCACGTGCCGCTCCAGGCTCATTGTTCACCGCCGATCCCACACCGGTGAGAAGCCttacagctgtgctgactgtggtaGGAGCTTCACACAGAGCTCTAACCTCATTAAACACCACCGAACCCACACcggtgagaagcccttcagctgtgctgactgtggcaagagcttcgcGCAGCGCTGTACCCTCATTAAACATCATCGAACCCACACAggcgagaagcccttcagctgtgctgactgtggcaagagcttcgcACAGAGTTCACAGCTCATTATCCACCACCGAATCCACACgggcgagaagcccttcagctgtgctgactgtggcagGAGCTTCACACAGAGTTCACAGCTCACTAACCACCGCCAAACCCACACCGGCGCTCAgcctttcagctgtgctgactgtggcaagagctttgcacGGCGCTCTTATCTCATTTATCACCGCCGAATCCACACCGGAGAGAGGCTTTTCAGCTGTGCCGACTGCGGCAAGAATTTCATTTTCAAGTCTGCTCTCACTGATCACCGCAGCGTGCACACCACTGAGaaatccttcagctgcagggactgcggcaagagctttaAAACCAGCCAGGGCCTCACCATCCACCGCCGCATCCATACCGGAGAGCATCTGTACCCCTGTGCAGAGTGTGGGAAGAGTTTCACCACAAGCTTCAAATTAATCCAGCACAGACTCATCCACAGTGGTGAGAAACCCTACAtctgtgctgcctgtggcaagagctttaccCACAGCTCGGCCCTCGCCCAGCACCGTCGTATCCACAGcggtgagaagcccttcacctgctCTGACTGTGGCAAAAGCTTCACTAACAACTCTGCCCTCATGCAGCACCGTCgtgtccacactggtgagaaacCTTACAGCTGCGCTGACTGTGGCAAACGCTTTGCCCAAAGCTCTAACCTCAGCCAGCACCGTCGTGCCCATactggtgagaagcccttcacctgctCCGACTGTGGCAGGAGCTTCACCTGCAGAAGCAGTCTTCGTTACCACCGCCGTACCCACACTGGTGACCAACCCGTACTGCAGGGGAAGCACAAATAG